The following are from one region of the Bos mutus isolate GX-2022 chromosome 18, NWIPB_WYAK_1.1, whole genome shotgun sequence genome:
- the C5AR1 gene encoding C5a anaphylatoxin chemotactic receptor 1 codes for MDSMALSTPDYSDYDKWTSNPDVLVDASSLTHRLRVPDVIALVIFAAVFLIGVPGNAMVVWVTGSEVKRTVNAIWFLNLAVADFLSCLALPILFTSIIQHNHWSFGDAACRILPSLILLNMYASILLLATISADRFLLVFNPVWCQNYRGARVAWVACAVAWGLALLLTIPSFVFRQVHIDHFPPKTMCVVAYGKDREYAEKAVAIVRLAVGFLGPLVTLAICYTFLLLRAWSRTATRSAKTLKVVVAVVTSFFVFWLPYQVTGMMLAFFNVHGDSFKLVSSLDALCVSLAYINCCINPIIYVFAAQGFHARFLKTLPARLRGVLTEESVRRESKSQTLSTADTPALKSQAV; via the coding sequence GACTCCATGGCTCTCAGCACCCCTGACTACTCTGATTATGATAAATGGACCTCGAACCCCGATGTCTTGGTGGATGCCTCTTCCCTCACCCACAGACTGCGTGTCCCAGATGTGATCGCCCTGGTGATCTTCGCGGCCGTCTTCCTGATCGGGGTGCCCGGCAACGCCATGGTGGTCTGGGTGACAGGGTCCGAGGTCAAGCGGACCGTCAACGCCATCTGGTTTCTCAACCTAGCGGTGGCCGACTTCCTCTCCTGCCTGGCACTGCCCATCTTGTTTACATCCATCATCCAGCACAACCACTGGTCCTTTGGTGATGCTGCATGTCGAATCCTGCCCTCTCTCATCCTTCTCAACATGTACGCCAGCATCTTGCTCCTGGCCACCATCAGCGCCGACCGCTTCCTGCTGGTGTTCAATCCCGTCTGGTGCCAGAACTACCGAGGGGCCCGCGTGGCCTGGGTGGCCTGTGCCGTGGCCTGGGGCTTGGCTCTGCTGCTGACCATACCGTCCTTTGTGTTCCGTCAGGTCCACATAGACCACTTCCCACCCAAGACGATGTGTGTCGTCGCATACGGTAAGGACCGTGAATATGCGGAGAAGGCCGTGGCCATCGTCCGGCTGGCCGTGGGCTTCCTGGGGCCGCTGGTCACGCTTGCAATCTGTTACACCTTCCTCCTGCTTCGGGCGTGGAGCCGCACTGCCACGCGCTCCGCCAAGACGCTCAAGGTGGTGGTGGCCGTGGTGACCAGCTTCTTTGTCTTCTGGCTGCCCTACCAGGTGACGGGGATGATGCTGGCCTTTTTCAATGTGCACGGGGACAGCTTCAAACTCGTGTCCAGTCTAGATGCCCTGTGCGTCTCCCTAGCTTATATCAACTGCTGCATTAACCCCATCATTTACGTGTTCGCTGCCCAGGGCTTTCACGCCCGGTTCCTGAAGACCCTCCCCGCCAGGCTCCGGGGCGTGTTGACTGAAGAGTCAGTGCGCAGGGAGAGCAAGTCCCAGACGCTCTCCACGGCGGATACCCCGGCCCTGAAAAGCCAGGCGGTGTAA